gtatgtttataatttatatatatttgtcataaaaagaaatataattatatatatatatatatattatatatatatataaaatttttaaattataaactattgttattgttaaatttaatttttaattcattaaAAATCAGATTACCAAAGATTTTTTCCATTCTTCaatcataataatagaaatgAGAAGAAGCAAAaaaagcaaaaaaaaaaaatccaTACTGTGTCAAAGGAGCAAACAATTTTGTCCAATTGacaaatatgtatatatataaaatttatatatatatatatatatatatttatttatttatttatttattccttttctttttttttttccttttgGTGTTTTGATAAATAggtaaaaaataaaaaaatatataaaaattatctCTAACATTCGTAAagatttattttatttttttattttttttattttatcaagtttgtaaattttcatttcattaatgaaataataGGAATACAAACGTTTTGTATTTGTTCTTGTTAAGAAGATTTtacaattatatttttttttttaatttattttataaaatataattaagaTTATATCTTctaaaagaaaaaaaaaaaaggaaaaagaaaaattttgTATAATGAAATTTGAAATATCTTTCGCCACTTATTTCAAGTTTCagttattttttttttttttttttttttttttcttgcTTCTTCTCTTTCTTCttgtataatattagtTATCATCATCTTTTTAACGAattaaatacaaaataaatgtatcttactaaaaaaagaaaaaaaaaaaaagtatgttataaatattttcttttttgttaaatAATGCCTTATTCAAAGataatgtttttttaataaaacagaaatattattatatttattcttataaaatGGGTGGAATATATAAGGgtcaaaaaaaaaaaataaataaataaataataataataaataaatacataaataaataaataaataaaatatataaataaaataataataaaataaaaggcataaataattatataatgtatataatatatatatatatatatatatatatatatatattatgtatatattttatatattccaGTATGTTCGcgataaaaaaaaaaaaatatatttaataaataaaaattacaaggaccagaaaaatatatactgcacatatatatatatatatatatatatatataataatacattatttaatataataatttttttgtaaatcCCATTGTATCTTTAATATTGAAATTTAATTTcttatttcttattttttttatattacacattcgtacatatataatatatatataataaaagagaaaataataaaacacgttaatatatatataatataatatattatatatatatatatatatatttatttatttatatattattacgCATTAAACATTTAAAGTACcattttgtattatattttttcttttttaaagttcaagttatattatatatatatatatatatataaaatatatggaataatgaaaaatatcagagtaaatatgatataaaaaagatgtTTACTTTTCttgttattattgtaaACGTATTGGTTTGCATATGTTTCTTAAATACAAAATACCAGATACAACTGGATTATAGTGTACCTAGTACCTTAATCAATTTAGATAGATCTTTAAAATATACGAACATAACTGTAGGAAAAGATTCCTTTCTTTGTATATTAGATAAGTCTGATAGTTTTGATACATGTGAACAATATGATTTATTGAAAAAGGTCGATGATTTTTACCCTAATGGGGTGGACGAAcataaagaaataaataataataataataataaaaagaagaagaattataataataataataattattattattataataattataattatattaataatcAGAATAATCATATCAGCAATAATGGTGACAATcaaattaataatgattattatacaaACTACAATAGGTATGATTATCTGGAAGAACATCTAAATAAAAACTTTCTTCTAAAATATcaagataataataatatgaattataatttatacCTAAAGGAAGAGAACTACGAAATAGAATATCATAATGCACATTACTGGATGAATATCCAAgatgaaaatatacaaGCAAGCTATGTTACACAAAATCTTATTAAAGATGTTggtgataataatacaagTTATAAGAACAGTAATAATAACGGTTGGACTTGTAATAACGTATtgaataaattaaataataaatattccAAAGAATTTAAggaggaaaaaaaaaaaaagaaaaaaaaaaaaaaagataaaaaaaaaaaaaatcattatgattatttttcgaacgaaagaaatgaaaaacttgataaattaaataagGCATTTAATTGTAATTTTAAAAGGTTGtatgattatattttttataaacataaaattaatgcatatcataaatatagaatatataataatattaatgatgatgtattattaaaaaatcatataataaaagggAAAATGTTAAccataaataatacatgtATTGATGCGTTTAATAAtggaaatatattaaaaatatgtttaaataaatctatatcatttataaCAAAAAGATATCATACGAAACATAAAAAACATATCACTATATCTACTTATGCTATAGGAAAAGATTTGTTATTTTCTAATAATACTGTTGTACAATATTATAGTGATGgcaaatatttttttgaagtattatttttatgtggtaataataatttaagaGTTAATAGTTTTGAAAAGCTGtataatgtatattatcCATACATTTTCcaaatatatgaacattTAAATACAACTATTTCTAAactttataatattataataaaaaaattaaaagataatgatgtatatttttttagaTCGTTTTCGAATTATCAATATACAGaagattattataaatcattaaaacaaaaattaatacacaatttaaatttatattatcctgaagctatatatttatatcgTATTACATTAAGTGGATATATGTTTTGTAATTATACAGAGAAAATAAATCCAccaaatttttttcttttaaaaaatctGATGAATAAATGTCATCATTTTATTAGAGAAGATGATACCATGTTTGAAATATGTTTACCATATAGTGttatacaatataaaaaaaatgctTATGGGAAAGAAAAATATCCATTAGTTTTATTAGGATCTTCATATAATTCACTTAATCAAGGTAAACCcttttatgaaaaaatgtATGATATTTTTCCTGTATTAAAATCTAATcatatgatgaaaaaaactatagaatattataataaattgaAAGGAAACCTTTCAACATCTAATTCTATGCCCACACAACAAAATTCGCTATCTTCTACGACTACGaataattcaaatatatcagatgtaaaatatgattattcaaataaaaaaaaaaatttaacTTCACCCCAAATGTTATCATCTCTAGAGGAATTTTCTTTAGCAAATGGATTATCTCCAAATAGTATGGGAACATCAAGTAATATATCACCACAAAATAGTATGACTACACCAAATAATACATCTAATGCAAAAGGAGTATCTTCATCAAATATGGTGTCATCATCAAATACGGTGTCATCATCAAATATGGTGTCGTCATCAAATATGGTGTCATCATCAAATACGTTGTCGTCGTCAAATACATCGTCGTCGTCAAATACGTTGTCGTCATCAAATACGTTGTCGTCGTCAAATACATTGTCGTCTTCAAATACATTGTCGTCGTCAAATACATTGTCGTCATCAAATACGTTGTCATCAGCACCAAATTTATTCCCACCATCTTTTAATGTGTCTTATACCCCCTTTTACATGACCTCCCTTTCTGCTTACTTTTCTTCATCAGCACACCGTATGCCATATGTAAGTTCGTATATAATGGATAAACCACTGGAGGTACTAAAATATGGAAATAGTAGTTTTTATAAAACGTTGGCTTTTGATTTAAAGGGAGGAAAATGTATAGATTCCTTAGACGAAGTTCATGATTATGTAACgacaatatattttgacTGTTCTTTAAATTACAAAAGCGGAACTCAAACGAAAGTTGTTAATGTATTCCAATCAACGGAATGTCATTATTATGTGCATATAACTTCACCTTATGTCTGCGCTCATCCACTGTTACATATGCCAATGAAATCAGAAAATGAGACAGTAAAATGTTTTAGGAATATATATGCAGCAAGTTCACAGCTTCAGGATAAGTGGGCGAGTAATACgtttaataatattatgtataatcAATATGATAGTATGCCTAATATTATAAGtagtaatattataagtaataacaataataataataataataataataataataatgtgaataatTTTGGTAATATTAGTAATAAATGGAATGACCCGAATATATCATCTTATAAAAATCATAATGAATATACATTAcctaattttttttttaataaagaagatatattaaagaatGACGATTTTATTAgtaatgatgataaaataaatttattggaatattatcttttacaaaataaaatatttaagaataaaaatttcCTTTCCTTTGAAGCTATACCAAAAGATACAGAAATCATATTTGGAAAGAAATATCATTTTGGTTTAGGAAATTATGTAAGGAAACGAATTTATAAATCTATTCCCATATTCCATATAGGAAATGTTGTAAGACACAAATACTGGAATTATCAAGCTGTAGTTGTTAGTTGGGATTATTCATGTTTTGCTCCAAGTgaatggaaaaaaaaatcctTTTCAGAATATCCCCCTGAATTTCAAAACACAGTTCATTATCTTCTcttaataaataacaagaagaaaaaaaatcaGAATGTATTTTGTTATACTAAGGAtccaaaaaataaaaagaattgTAACAAAGGTAATAAGGAggataaaaatgtaaacaCAAACGAAAATGTAAATGTAAATGTAAACGAAAATGTAAATGTAAATGTAAatgttaatattaatgttaATGTGAATGGTGGTGATTATAAAGATCATTTTAATCAACatgataaaaatagaaataataaaaacaaaatggaTTATGGTCCTAATGATAaattaacatataataaaaattatgaaaaaaaaaaagaaaaaaaagaaaatgatacTAATCAAACTGATGAAGAAGTTTTCCATTTTGCTTATGTACCAGAATCAAGTTTAATTTATGGTGatgaaattatatataatgaatacttatatgaattttttgaaaaatataataattcctttcatttttatattcctaaaaaaaaacatatcATATGGAAACTATTCCCATATGacttttttaatttaatcTTTTGAATATTAGTTCACatgaacaaaattattgaatttgataaaaaaaaaaaaaaaaaaaaaaaaaaaaaaaaaaaaatatatatatatatattatatatatatgtaaaatttattatatatacatttctttctcatttttattttattttattttatttttttgttcacatatatatatattatatatgtgtgtaatttttttatttgtgttttttataaaatatatatatttcattttgtacaaaaaaattacaaataCATTTGAAAACGTCcttgttttaaaaaaaaacaaaatggacatataaataaataaatatatatatatatatatatatacatattatataatatctttaattttattttggTCATGCAATTCTTGCAACTTGTCTATGCCACCTATAAATTTATGATTAACATATAATTGAGGAAATGTAGGCCAGTTcgaatatatttttaaagcATTTCTTAGTTCTTGATTATCTAAAATATTGACGGTATGAATTTGTTTTactttatttaattttagAATATGAATAGCTTGTTTACTATATTTACAATAAGGATTTAAAGCTGTGCCtttcataaataaaacaacattatatttttttaaaatattttcaataatatttattatatcttcacttaatattatattctcTTCTACTCTTTCGGATTCACCATGTTCATcttttatacatttatcattatcatttttattttttacatgtTCATGCTCCTCAACAAAGGATAACAAAACGTTTGATGAATTGAACTCAACCTCTTCCTCCTCACcatttgtaataatattttcatttttactttctttatataattcatcaaaataatttattaattcattattatcgATGTGtacattattttgatttattttattgttaaATAATTCATTGTGGTACctatcataatttttttttcctccTTCTTCTTTTGGATCCTGGGGAATTTCACAGGATGttaagaatattatattttttaattttatgaaatctttattatggtacaaatttttattatctgaacttttttcttttttaaaaagtatGGAATGAATACCCAGAGAAGcacaaatataaattaattttgGCGCTCTTATgtatttattcatttttttttatgttattaaaaaaaaaaaaaaaaaaaaaaaaaaaaaatatatatatatatatatatatttatttatttatatttatatttatttatttattcatttatttgaaaaaaaatatcaaaattatagaaatataaacacttgacaaattaaaaaaaaataaataaataaataaatatatatatatatatatatatatatatatatttttttttttttttcatcaatatttacaacacacacacatatatatatatatatatatttatttatttatttatttatttatttatttattcatcCTTGTAGTGgcatatatacatatggTACACATTTATTAATACCGTTAAGTCTTTTTACAAGTATTTGAAAGAGCGGGTATGTGTAAAAGTTAGGATTATTTTCCTATAATTATAAAGTACatgtattattaaaataatgttCATTCCTTTTTTTGATTAGCCTTGAACAATAATTCAAATGTTGAAATGTGGAGAATTGTTTGTGTAGCTACTAAGGAATAGTTTGgttttaaattatatttttgtaaaatattcataacTCTTTCATGGGCTACATTTAAATCAATATGATTAGTTACAAGGAATTTAATAAAAGGctcattatttatatatacgtcttttaaattttttacaGGTAAAGAAGAAATTTGAAAGCTTAAAATGATGctatcattatttttctttaaaatatctaatttatttttattgtatgatattattttaaatggACAAGGCATATATCtccatattttataattaatttttatattattataattaataacAGAGCAATTTAAACCATTTAACTTATTTgtatctatatttttataatttgaaTTAATATTGGAATTTTGCacatcattattatttttcatattattatttatataattatttaaatattctttatcatcttcattttttaatatatccatggaattattcatatcattataatctatttttaaatcatttttattatattttaataaattatccatatgtacatttttctcttctcctttttcttttattataaatggaataattatttcaataaattttttatcattatattttatctccttattatttttattttttttataatttaaaaacaaatcTGATTTTTCAACATTAgttatattatcatttattagATCTTTCTCTTCTCTTATAGTAAATTGCGTCTCTATAAAAGGTAAACACAAAACATCTGTATTGGTAGATAACCAAAAATCTAAATGTTCGTAATAAGATAAAACAGAATTAAAAACTAATGAAGAAAATTCACAAATCTTctttttatcattaattACTTCATTcaatatacaaaaaaaaacatcTACATCTTGTAACTTTAATCTTAATAACCATattctaatatatttatatattatattcaatGAGCAATTTATTTcacatttttcttttaaaatattatctttatataaaatgaaaagtTTTCTTGAATACACCTCACCATCAcaattcattttattatcatcaccaattattttattatcatcaccatttattttattatcatcaccatttttattatcatcaccattttgattatcatcaccattttgattatcatcacaatttttattatcatcaccatttttattatcatcaccatttttattatcatcaccattcattttattatcatcacaatttttttttttttttttttgaagaCAGTAAAACCAAGCATCCTCCTCATCAACCTCTTCGCCCACATTTTCAAAGTATAAGCTAATTCCATGTGTCAAATAATGTATTTGAGAAACccatatattattagatatataattaataatatgctcaaaatttataagctccttttctttttgatcctcttttaaataatatatatattgttgTGCAGTAtccattttattattcttataattattatcacaattattaattttctttACCTTCTTATAGTACgattttatatcattaaaatCATCAAATTTTAAActtcttaaaaaaaaagctTTTTTTATCAACTTTCTATTAACAAAATACTTATTTTGTGCTGTTTGaaaaaacattatataattattaaaactATAAGAGTTTATAAGATATTTCCATCTTTCCTTATGTATGTTATTCAAAGTAAGTGTACTATTTATTAATgaatatgtatacatattacCATTCTCATTTcttgtatttatattatgttgTTCTTCATTTTGCGTAgatgttttttttttttgatttatctctattatattattattattattattattattattatctgTTACTTGTATAAACTCACTATCAAGTTTTCCATCttcatttgtttttaattttttatacctCAAATCTTTTATGTTTTCTTCCTTATTATCTTCgacatttattatatttatacaattattatcatcattaaaaatatcatCCATATTATTGTGAAAAGTTTCATATTTTCTCTTGGCATGATTTATCTTTCGATCATTGTGTAACCTTTCTGTATATAATGTTCtaacattatatatgttcCATATAAgatgtatataaatatggtCATTCTGATTATCACTGTCatcgttttttttttttgttgttgttgtggtattattttcatctgtattcatatttttcacCTCAGGATTCGGTTGATTATCCCAAAACTTATTCTTCTTTCTAGCAGTGATATATTGAAATACGttacatatatttctatCATTTCTTAAGTGAATATCTGTGTAATCATTTTTTAGTCGACCTATTAATGTTAACCACACTCCTAGGGTCCTTAAAAATTCAAATACATTGTATAATACGGTAGGAAGAAAATATGgagagaaaaaaaatacttCTGATGATATTATCttgtttttcatttttaatatatactttatATTTGAAATAAACATCTCATATTCTTCAAAAACTCTCAAATCATTTGTTGAAAATATTTCCTCATCAAATTTGGTAAGCAACTTTTTAACGGAAGAAGACCAAAAATAACgttcttcatttttattttttcttttatttaaatcGGATAtcttatcattataattttgtgacacattattattggttatattaaaatttattagaTTACAATagtttaaaaataaataaataaataaatctTCTTCATCCATATTATCAATAAATACATTTGGATTATTCAATGATGTATATGTTTCAAGAGAAAAAGATGATAACAAATCATCTGGTCTTATTTTGCCATCCCTTTCTAATACTCCTTTTGAATGATCTCTTTGGATATTCAAAAATGAGCcattataattttgttctttACTTCTGGGAAGATGgtcatatttaaaatttttaaaaaaataatttttttttttgaagtTCACATCATTTctaacatttttattattataacaagTTAAATATggtattataataatttggGAATAGTATTCAGGatgtaataaaatacataaacataaattattattattattattattattatatatatatatatctttacataacaaatttattgtaaataaattttcatattgTATATCGAATAAGATGGAAGGATccataatatttaaaaaatgtatttttcttaaatgttcatttgttttatttattaaaatataaaaattataatggAATTCATATGTTAaacatattaattttaataaattatatatacttttcttcttttctaaatataaatataaattatttttttctttaataaaaatgttatttATACAATCAATTGgattattaaaagatatgtcaataaataataaattcttTAAAATGTCATTAAAGGTAGTAAAAGTGGTTGTCATATCATGtctatttttttgtttaaatgtattatggttattatttaatattcCTTCTTTTTGTATCATTTCATTGCTTTTAAGcaattcattttttatattattattattattattgtcatattgattattcaaaaaatttaaaCTTATGGAACATGTTATATCCTTATTATAATCAGAATAATAGACAATATCAATATTTGATATATGACTATTTCTTACGACAAAATTAGAACACagtattttattttctaaataaTAAAGCTCGTTTGAAAAATCGAAAATATAACaactttttataatacatgaaaatatatctaaaatatttaattttgtactttcatcatttaataatatatacattttttttattaaaacccaattatttattttaccTTCATTCGATGTTATTGTATTATTTGATGTGTCCTGTTCATTCTTCTCGTCATCAAACATATTTGAacatatatctttattCATCACATTCGTGTCTATGATttcattcatttttattttattctcATTGTCAAgtaatttattttgatctatcatacatatagtattcatatcatcatttttttttccattgtcatgtaatttattttgatctatcatacatatagtattcatatcatcatttttttttccattgtcatgtaatttattttgatctatcatacatatagtattcatatcatcatttttttttccattgtcatatatatttttttttttttttttcttttcaagtttcatatttataactaaacatttatgatatataaataactccctattttttatcacatccaaattatttattttcatatatcttttttcttttattggtattttaaaaaaaacagaACCAGTACTATGgatttttattaaaaggTAAATCATcaattcattatttttacctTCCTTATTCATGTCCTGCTCATTCTTCATAGCATACTTTTCATTGAATGatgtatataaatgtaaaatataattattgaTATAGTTTTCTGGATATCCATAATAATTTGcatttttccttttatttatataatattgtaaaTCTAAGGCacattttttcttttgtttaACGAAATTAAGATAATTTGGTTCATCAAAGAATTGGTATATATAACAAggtttattattatgacTATTGCAAGGTTTATTAGTATGACCATTCCAAGGTTTATTAGTATGATCATCCCCATGAAcattactattattatcattaataataatattctcTACATATCTTTTCTCTTCAGCCTTTTCCATATTAGTTCCTCTCAAATTCttcatttcatttttttttttcttcttcttcttccCATTCATCATTATATGCGTAGAAAAATCGAAGCCATCCGAAAATAAGGGACAGTAAAAATTaacttttaatatattatataaattaataaacatattagaattattatcaatCACATCTTTCAAACTgtcaaaatataaatgtatgtGTGTggaaagaaaatattttttatgaattaAGGGTATTATAAaactattattttttttaaatgtacTATTCATATCTTCTTCATATGTACCTCCTCCATTTTGCGTTTCcatacttttttttttcatattttcaaatgtaataataatatatgtacaaaatatatagcctctttctattaataaacataataataagggcgtattcttatttacatatatggtaaaataaaagacggatacaaaatttttttgataacAACAATTCTTTTTATCATCTATAGTATTTTCTGGAAAAATGCCTTTactattataattatctttttcattcatattatcatcatgtttattcatattatcatcatgtttattcatattatc
The window above is part of the Plasmodium reichenowi strain SY57 chromosome 7, whole genome shotgun sequence genome. Proteins encoded here:
- a CDS encoding Cg1 protein → MFTFLVIIVNVLVCICFLNTKYQIQLDYSVPSTLINLDRSLKYTNITVGKDSFLCILDKSDSFDTCEQYDLLKKVDDFYPNGVDEHKEINNNNNNKKKKNYNNNNNYYYYNNYNYINNQNNHISNNGDNQINNDYYTNYNRYDYLEEHLNKNFLLKYQDNNNMNYNLYLKEENYEIEYHNAHYWMNIQDENIQASYVTQNLIKDVGDNNTSYKNSNNNGWTCNNVLNKLNNKYSKEFKEEKKKKKKKKKDKKKKNHYDYFSNERNEKLDKLNKAFNCNFKRLYDYIFYKHKINAYHKYRIYNNINDDVLLKNHIIKGKMLTINNTCIDAFNNGNILKICLNKSISFITKRYHTKHKKHITISTYAIGKDLLFSNNTVVQYYSDGKYFFEVLFLCGNNNLRVNSFEKLYNVYYPYIFQIYEHLNTTISKLYNIIIKKLKDNDVYFFRSFSNYQYTEDYYKSLKQKLIHNLNLYYPEAIYLYRITLSGYMFCNYTEKINPPNFFLLKNLMNKCHHFIREDDTMFEICLPYSVIQYKKNAYGKEKYPLVLLGSSYNSLNQGKPFYEKMYDIFPVLKSNHMMKKTIEYYNKLKGNLSTSNSMPTQQNSLSSTTTNNSNISDVKYDYSNKKKNLTSPQMLSSLEEFSLANGLSPNSMGTSSNISPQNSMTTPNNTSNAKGVSSSNMVSSSNTVSSSNMVSSSNMVSSSNTLSSSNTSSSSNTLSSSNTLSSSNTLSSSNTLSSSNTLSSSNTLSSAPNLFPPSFNVSYTPFYMTSLSAYFSSSAHRMPYVSSYIMDKPLEVLKYGNSSFYKTLAFDLKGGKCIDSLDEVHDYVTTIYFDCSLNYKSGTQTKVVNVFQSTECHYYVHITSPYVCAHPLLHMPMKSENETVKCFRNIYAASSQLQDKWASNTFNNIMYNQYDSMPNIISSNIISNNNNNNNNNNNNNVNNFGNISNKWNDPNISSYKNHNEYTLPNFFFNKEDILKNDDFISNDDKINLLEYYLLQNKIFKNKNFLSFEAIPKDTEIIFGKKYHFGLGNYVRKRIYKSIPIFHIGNVVRHKYWNYQAVVVSWDYSCFAPSEWKKKSFSEYPPEFQNTVHYLLLINNKKKKNQNVFCYTKDPKNKKNCNKGNKEDKNVNTNENVNVNVNENVNVNVNVNINVNVNGGDYKDHFNQHDKNRNNKNKMDYGPNDKLTYNKNYEKKKEKKENDTNQTDEEVFHFAYVPESSLIYGDEIIYNEYLYEFFEKYNNSFHFYIPKKKHIIWKLFPYDFFNLIF
- a CDS encoding Cg6 protein, translating into MNKYIRAPKLIYICASLGIHSILFKKEKSSDNKNLYHNKDFIKLKNIIFLTSCEIPQDPKEEGGKKNYDRYHNELFNNKINQNNVHIDNNELINYFDELYKESKNENIITNGEEEEVEFNSSNVLLSFVEEHEHVKNKNDNDKCIKDEHGESERVEENIILSEDIINIIENILKKYNVVLFMKGTALNPYCKYSKQAIHILKLNKVKQIHTVNILDNQELRNALKIYSNWPTFPQLYVNHKFIGGIDKLQELHDQNKIKDII